The genomic DNA CCAGCCGCCAGGCCCTGTACGAGTACTACTTCTTCGGCGACCCGGTCCGCATGGCAGGCGCCTACGTGAAGTCCTACGACCGCGAGCCCTACAAGGCCAGGGTCCAGGAATTCCTGGAGCGTTCCTGATGACACATCCGCTCGGGAACCCTCCGTCGAAGATCATCGCGGTCCACCTCAACTACCCCAGCCGGGCGAAGGAACGCGGACGGGCACCGTCGCAGCCCTCGTACTTCCTCAAGCCGCCGTCGTCCCTGTCCGGTACCAAGGAGGCGATCATCCGGCCCGAGGGGTGCGAACTCCTCGGCTTCGAGGGCGAGATCGCGCTCGTCATCGGCTCGCGCGCCCAACACGTGACGCCCGAGGACGGCTGGTCGTATGTGCGCTGGGTGACCGCCGCCAACGACGCGGGCGTGTACGACCTGCGCTACGCCGACAGCGGCTCCAACGTCCGATCCAAGGGCGCCGACGGCTTCACACCGATCGGACCGCGGCTGCTGGACGCCCGTGAACTCGACCCCGCCGCCCTGCAGTTGCGCACCTGGGTCAACAGCGAGCTGGTCCAGGACGACACCAGCGACACACTGCTCTTCCCTTTCGGGCAACTCGTCGCCGACCTGTCCCGGCTGGTCACACTGGAGCCCGGAGACGTGATCCTCACCGGCACACCAGCCGGCGCCTCCGTCGTCTCGCCAGGCGATCTGGTCGAGGTCGAGGTGAGCGGCGGCGGGCTGTCCACCGGGCGGCTGCGCAATCCGATCGCCGCGGGGCCCGCGCTCGACCCGTACGGCGCCATGCCCCGCGTCGGTCCGGCAGAGCGCGAGGCCGCATACGGCTCGGCGTACATCCCCGAGCCGCTGCTCGGCAAGGAGATCGAGGACGGTCTGCGCTCGGTGGCAGTCGCCACGCTCAGCGCACAGCTGCGCAAGCGCGGTCTGCCGCACATGTCGATCGACGGCGTACGTCCCACACAGCCGGGCACCGGCATGGTCGGCGTCGCCCACACCCTGCGCTATCTGCCGCTGCGCGAGGACCTGTTCCAGAAGTACGGCAACGACATGAACGCCCAGAAGCGGGCGATCGAAGAGCTGCGCCCCGGCCAGATACTGGTGATGGACGCCCGGCGGGACACCTCCGCAGGAACGCTCGGCGACATCCTGGCTCTGCGCGCACAGCAGCGCGGTGCGGCCGGCGTTGTCACCGACGGCGGGCTGCGCGACAGCGCGGCCGTGACCGACCTCGGCCTGCCGGTCTACCACGGCGGGGAGCACCCGTCCGTCCTCGGCCGCCGTCACGTCCCCTGGGACACCGGTGTGCCGATCGCCTGCGGCGGCGCCCTGGTCCAGCCCGGCGACCTGCTCGTGGGGGACGCGGACGGCGTGGTGGTCGTACCACCCGAACTGGCCGGGGAGCTGATCGCCGACTGCCGTGAGCAGGAGGCACAGGAGCGGTTCATCACCGAGCAAGTGCGGGCCGGACACGGCATCGAGGGGCTCTATCCGCTGGGTCCCCAGTGGCGTGAGGCCTATAAGCAGTGGCGCAAGCAGCACGACGTGGGAGGAGAATCCCTGTGAAGTTCCGAAGCGACCCGTCCACAATCCGCGGGTCCATCGCTCCGGTGGTCACGCCGTTCACCGCGGACGGTGCCGTCGACCACGACAGCCTGCGGGCACTGATCCGCTTCCAGCTGGAGTCCGGCTCGCACGGCATCTCGCTGGGCGGCTCGACCGGTGAGCCCAGTGCGCAGTCCGCCGCCGAGCGGATCGCGGGGATGCGCACGGTCGCGGACGAGATCGGCGACCGCGTCCCGTTCCTACCGGGCACCGGCTCGCACAAGCTCGACGAGACTCTCGAAATCACCGCCGCCGCCCAGGAGTTGGGCGCCGACGCGGCGCTCGTCATCACTCCGTACTACGCGCGGCCCACGCAAGAGGCTCTCTACCAGTGGTACGCGACGGTGGCCCGGGAGTTCCCCGACCTGCCGATCGTCGCCTACAACGTGCCCTCCCGCACCGCCGTGGACATCGCGCCGGAGACGGTGAAGCGCCTGTTCACCGACTTCGACAACTTCGTCGGGGTCAAGGAGACGACGAAGGACTTCGAGCACTTCTCGCGCGTCATGCACGCCTGCGGCCGCTCGCTCCTGGTGTGGTCCGGCATCGAACTGCTCTGTCTGCCGCTGCTGGCGCTGGGCGGCGCCGGGTTCGTGTCGGCCGTCGCCAACCTCGCGCCGACGGCCGTGGCACGGATGTACGAGCTGTGGGAGGCGGGCGATTTCGACGCCGCCCGCGATCTGCACTACCGGCTGCACCCGCTGGTCGACCTGCTGTTCGTGGAGACCAACCCGGCGCCCGCGAAATGGGTGCTGCACCAGCAGGGCCGCATCGCCTCCCCCCATGTCCGCCCGCCCCTCATCACCCCCACCGACGCGGGTCTGGCAAAGATCCGCACGCTGCTCGCCGAGGGCGGCACTCTCACCGCACCGATCGGAGTCGTTCAGTGACCATCGTCCCCGGGAGCCTGCCCTCCGCCATCCGCCACTGGATCGGCGGCGAACTCGTCGACGCGGCCGACGGCCGTACTTTCGACGTCTCCGGGCCGGTGTCCAACACTCCGTACGCGCAGGCCGCGCGCGGTTCGGCGGCCGACATCGACCGGGCGGTGCGGGCGGCCGGCGCCGCCTTCCCGGAGTGGGCCGGGCTGTCCAACCGGGCGCGCGCTAGCACGCTGTACCGCATCGCGAATGCCGTCGAGGCCTGCCATGACCGGCTCGCCACCTACGAGACGTACGACACCGGACTGCCGATCACCCAGGCACGCGGCCAGGCCCGCCGGGCCGCGGAGAACTTCCGCTACTTCGCGGACGTCATCGTGGCGCTGGGCGAGGAGGCGTTCCGGCAGGGCGAGGAACAGTTCTCCTACGTCCGGCGCACACCGGTCGGAGTGGCCGGACTGATCACACCCTGGAACACGCCGTTCATGCTGGAGAGCTGGAAGCTGGCGCCCGCGCTGGCCTCCGGCTGCACGCTGGTGCTGAAGCCGGCCGAATGGACACCGCTGTCCGCGTCGCTGTGGCCGGAGATCTTCGCTACGGCGGGCGTGCCGGCCGGGACAGTGAACATCGTCCACGGCATCGGCGAGGAGGCCGGGCAGGCTCTCGTCGACCACCCGGACGTGCCGCTGATCTCCTTCACCGGCTCCACGGACACCGGCCGCCACATCATCCGCTCCAGCGCCCAGCACCTGAAGACCACGTCGATGGAGCTGGGCGGCAAGTCCCCGGCCGTCGTCTTCGCCGACGCCGACCTCGAAGCCGCCCTGGATTCGGTCGTGTTCGGGGTGTTCTCCCTCAACGGCGAGCGCTGCACGGCCGGTTCACGGGTGCTGGTGGAACGGCCGCTGTACGCGGAGTTCGTTCAGCGCCTCGCCGAACGTGCCGCCAACGTACGCGTCGGGCTGCCGTCCGACCCGGCGACCGAGGTGGGCGCACTCGTCCACGCGGAGCACTACGAACGCGTCCTGAACTACGTCGAGATCGGCAAGAAGGAGGCCCGCCTCGTCGCGGGCGGCTCCCGGCCCGACCACCTGAGCGAGGGCAACTACCTCCAGCCAACCGTCTTCGCCGACGTGCCCCGCGACGCCCGCATCTTCCAGGAGGAGATCTTCGGCCCGGTCGTCGCCGTCGCTCCCTTCGACGACGAGGCCGAGGCGATCGAACTCGCCAACGCGACCCGGTACGGCCTCGCCGCCTACATCTGGACCTCCGACCTCAAGCGCGGACACCGCATCGCCCACGCCGTCGAGTCCGGCATGGTCTGGATCAACTCCCACAACATCCGTGACCTGCGCACGCCCTTCGGCGGAGTCAAGGACTCCGGCGTCGGCCGCGAGGGCGGCGCCCACTCCATCGACTTCTACACCGACTCCAAAATCGTCCATGTCGCCCTCGGCGACGTCCACACCCCCCGTTTCGGCGCTGCCTCATGAACGCACCTGATGTCGTCCGGTCCGCGTACGCCCAGCTCGCCGTCACCGACCTCGGCGCCGCCCGCTGGTTCTGGGTCGACATGCTCGGCTTCCACGTCCAGTACGAGGACTCCGGCTCCCTCTATCTGCGCGGAACCGACGAGCTGACCCACCACTCCCTGGTGTTGCGCAAAGGCAAGGTCGCGGCCCTCGACCACATCGCCTACCGGGTCCGCACCCCCGAGGACGTCGACAAGGCGGAGAAGTTCTTCGCCGAACTCGGCCGCCCCGTCAAGCGGCTGAAGAAGGGAGAGGGCACGCGCGGCATCGGCGATGCGGTGCGGGTGGTCGACCCGCTGGGCTTCCCCGTCGAGTTCTTCTACGAGATCGACCGCGCCGAACGCCTGATCCAGCGCTACGACCTGCACCGCGGCGCCGAGATCGCCCGCCTGGACCACTTCAACATCTGCACCCCCGACATCCCGGCCGCCTACGCCCACTACAAGTCGCTGGGCTTCGGCTGCTCGGAGACCATCGAGGGCGACGAGCACGAGCTGTACGCGGCCTGGATGTACCGCAAGCAGACCGTGCACGACGTCGCCTTCACCGGCGGCGACGGCCCCCGCCTGCACCACCTGGGCCTCGCCACCCACGAGTCCCACCAAGTCCTGCGCACCGCTGACCTGTTCGGAGCCGTGCGCAAGGAGCACCACATCGAGCGCGGCCCGGGACGGCACGGCGTCTCCAACGCCTTCTACGTCTACCTCCGCGATCCCGACGGCCACCGCGTGGAGATCTATACCTCGGACTACTACACCGGCGACCCCGACCACGAGACGTACCGCTGGAACGTCCACGACGACCGCCGCCGCGATTTCTGGGGCAACGCCGTCATCGAGTCCTGGTACAAGGAGGCCACCCCGGTCCTCGACCTCGACGGCCGGCCGCAACCCGTCTCCGACGCCCTCCTGGACGAGGCCGCCGTCAAGGTCGGCGCCGACGGCCTCGGCTGAGTCTCCCGGGGGCCCGAATACCGGGGCCCCCTCTTCCACACAGGAGAGCACCGTGCGCTCAGTGACGACACCTCAGGACGACACGTCCGCCGGACGCTTCGAATTCTGGCGCGAGGTCGTCCGCCGAAGCTTCGTGCCCATGGAAGCCGTACCGGGCGAGACGTCCGACTTCCACGCTTCCCTGCACACCTCCCACCTCGGCGCCGTGCAGGTGTCGGTCGTGGCCGCGCAGCCGCACGGTGTCACCCATACCTCTGGGCACATCACCTCCGACCAACCCGACTTCGTCAAGGTGAGTCTGCAGCTGACCGGCCGCTGCCGCCTGGCCCAAGGGGACCGCCAAGCCCTGCTGGCCCCCGGCGAGTTGGCCATCTACGACACGCGCCGCCCCTACACACTCGACTGCGAGCTGCCGTACAGCATGCTCGTGCTGATGTTCCCGCGCGCCCTGCTGCGGCTGACGGAACAGGAGCTGGCGAGGGTCAACGCCGCCACCGTCCCGTGCCAAGAGGGACTGGGCCCGGTGGTCCAGCCCTTCCTGCGCGGCCTGGCCCGTCAGGTGCGGGAGCTGCAAGGAGTGGGCGAAGACCGCCTCGCGGACAGCGCGGTCGACCTCGTGAGCGCTCTGCTCGCGCAGCACGGCAGCTCTTCCGCTCACCGAGAAGACGGGCCGGAGGCGCTCAGACAGCGCATCCTCCTCTACATGGAGCAGCGGCTCGCCGATCCCGAGCTGGGCCCGGACCGGATCGCCGCGGCCCACCGCATCTCACGCCGCTACCTCTACAAGCTCCTGGCCGAACAGGGGCACACGGTCTCCGGCTGGATCCGCGAGCGGCGGCTCACACAGTGCCGACGTGACCTCGCCGATCCCGCACTCGCCGGCCTCCCCATCGGCGCCGTGGCCGGCCGCTGGGGTTTTCCCGACGCGGCGCACTTCAGCCACGCGTTCAAGGCGGCGTACGGCATGAGCCCTCGGGAGACCCGTGAAGCGGCTCAGGCCCAGTAGCCGGACGGGCAAGGTGTACGCGCAGTCCTCATCCGGCAGTGCCGGGGGCCTGTCGTTTCGGCGCCTTACGGGAATCCGTGCCCGGCACCGCAAGACGTCGTGCACGCCACCGCAAACCGGGATCTCCCACCAGAGCGACGCTCACCGTATGCGAGCCGCACACTCCGCCGACGACCGAGCCGGGCGGCGAGTGGTCATGTGCCCGCTTCGTCCTGGCAGCGACAGGACCGACGACTCAGAACACAGGAGCACACAATGAGCCAGACCCTCTTCATCGGCGGCACCTGGCAGTCGGCCGCGTCCGGCGCCGAGTTCGACACCGTCGACCCGGCGACCGGTGCGCCGCACGCACGGTGCGCCGACGCCGACCGAGCAGACGTGGACGAGGCGGTCGCGGCAGCCCGGGCAGCGCTCGACAGCCCCGCCTGGGCGGGTCTCGCGCCGGCGGAACGGGCTCGCATCCTGTGGCGCGTGGGCGACCTGATCGACGAACATGCCGAAGAACTAGCCCAGCTGGAGACCCTCGATCAGGGCCAGCCGATCGGCGTTTCGCGGATGGTGAGCGTCAAGGTCGCAGCCGAGCACTTCCGCTACTACGCGGGCTGGGTCACCAAGCTCTACGGCGAGACGGCTCCGATGTCTTTTCCCAACGTGCTGCAGTACACCAAGCGGGAGCCGGTCGGCGTGTGTGCGCTCATCACCCCGTGGAACTTCCCCCTGATGATCGCGAGTTGGAAGATCGCGCCCGCGCTGGCATGCGGCAACACCGTGATCGTCAAGCCCGCGGAGCAGACGCCCATGACCACGGTCCGGCTCGTCCAGCTGTGCCAGGAGGCCGGCATCCCGGACGGTGTGGTGAACCTGCTCACAGGCGGCCCGAAAGCCGGTCGCGCACTGGTCGAGCACCCGGGCGTCGACAAGGTCTCCTTCACCGGCTCCACCGAGACCGGCCGCGCAATCGTGCACGCTTCGACAGGCAATCTGAAGCGGGTCTCGCTGGAGCTCGGCGGCAAAGCGCCCAGTATCGTGCTGCCCGACGCCGACCTCGACGCGGCCGTCGCTGGGTGTCTGCAGGGTGCGCTCCTCAACAGCGGGCAGGTGTGCGCCGCGTACACCCGCTTCCTGGTCCACCGCTCGTTGGCCGACGAATTCGCCGAACGCTGCGCCAAGGCGGCCGGTCAGATGCGCCTGGGGCCGGGCAACGCCGAAGCCACCGACTTGGGCCCGCTGGTCACTGCCGAGCACCGCGCGCACGTCCACGCGCTCGTCCGCAGCGGCGTTGACGAGGGGGCGGCCCTGGTCACCGGCGGCTCTTCCGCCGACCTGCCCGGCTACTTCTACCGGCCCACTGTCTTCACCGGCGTCCGCGACGACATGCGTATCGCTCGCGAGGAGATCTTCGGCCCCGTGCTCGCGGTCCTCCCCTTCGATGAGGAGGACGAGGTCGTCGCCCGCGCCAACGACACCGAGTATGGGCTCGCCGCCGCCGTCTGGACCCGGGACGTGGCAGCAGCCCACCGCGTCGCCAGCCGCGTCCGCGCCGGAACCGTGTACATCAACATGTCCAACCCAGTGGACGCCTCGACACCCTGGGGCGGCTACGGGTCCAGTGGGTGGGGCCGCGAGATGGGCAGCGGCGCCATCGACCTGTACACCGAGGTGAAGAGCGTCTGGACGTCGCTGGCATAAGCGGGCTGCCGGTCCACACCTGTCCACGTCGATCTGTAATCTGCTCGCCGACGGACGGCTCCGGCCACCGTATCGATCCGGGGCGGAGCCGTCCTGAGCTCCCGTCCTGACCGGTGCTCTGGAGAAGGTCGTGCACCAGCATGGTGATCTGCGCGGGCGCTCCGAAGGGACCACCGCGGAAAGTGCCACACACTCGCGGGCGCAACGCCACGTTCGCAGAGAGTCGACCTCAGCTCTGTGCATCCATGAGCGCGGTGGCCGTGAGCCACACGACCGCCTGGTTGAGGCGTTCGGGATGAAGGGCGCACAAGGCATCGAAGAATTCGATGCGGCTCGTTGTCGAGTTCAGGAGCCGGTCCGCGTCACGGATGTACTGCCGAGTTTCCTCGATGGTGTCCGGACTGTCCGGAAGCGCCTTGTTCTTGTGTCCGCAGACGATGTGGCGCGGCGCGAGCTTCTCGACCGTGTCGAGCGCCTGAAGCCACTTTGCACGCCCTCCATCCGCAGACTCGGAGAGGTACACGTGCACGCCGTTGTAAACGACATCGCCGGCGACGACGAGCCCGATCGAGGGAACGTGAAGCACGGTGGTGCCGTCGGTATCGGTGTGCCCGACTTCGACGGAGCGCAGAACGTTGCCCTCCAGAAGAAACCCTTGCGGTGGTACGGGCTGTGCGAGCACGGGAGTCGGCGGGATCTGGCCGGGGAACAGGTTGTCCCACTGGGCCTTTCTGAACTCCGCCGAGCTCTGCTGCCGCATGAGACGGATGCTGTCCTCGCCGGCGAGGACCACGGCGCCGGGGAAGCGCTCGACCAGAGGGCCGGAGGCGAACCAATGGTCACCGTGGCCGTGGGTGATGAAAATGTGTTCGAGGTGCTTGCCCGACCGTTCGACCCAGTCACCCACCCTCTGGGCCTGATCGATCGTCAGCGGGGGATCGACCAGTACTGCGTTCTCTTCCCCATAGATCAGCGTGGTCGACATCGGCGACCAGGAGAACAGCTCTCCGTTGGGGATGGGATCCGTGACGCTGGTGGGGATCGGATCGGAGATGAAGACTTCGTACGCCAAGTCGGTCTGGGAGACCATCTCTACCACGCCCTTTTCCGTGTGGTGGTTGCCTGGTGGCACTTGATAGAGGCGGACGGCTCGGCCGCCCTTCCTCACCTCGGGACCATGACGTCCCAGTGCTCGACGGCTCGCCCGTCCGCCACCCGGAACAGGTCGTGGAACACGAAGTCGGCGCCCGCGAAGACACCCACCGAACGGATGTAGGCGAAGTCTCCCTCGGTGACGACGTCCAGTACGTCGGAGTACTTGAGGGACTGGCCGGCCTTCGCCAGCTCACCCAGTGCGGCCGCCAGTCCGCTGATGCCGTCGGCGAAGCGGGGATTGTGCTGGATGTAGGACTCGC from Streptomyces sp. NBC_01478 includes the following:
- the dapA gene encoding 4-hydroxy-tetrahydrodipicolinate synthase gives rise to the protein MKFRSDPSTIRGSIAPVVTPFTADGAVDHDSLRALIRFQLESGSHGISLGGSTGEPSAQSAAERIAGMRTVADEIGDRVPFLPGTGSHKLDETLEITAAAQELGADAALVITPYYARPTQEALYQWYATVAREFPDLPIVAYNVPSRTAVDIAPETVKRLFTDFDNFVGVKETTKDFEHFSRVMHACGRSLLVWSGIELLCLPLLALGGAGFVSAVANLAPTAVARMYELWEAGDFDAARDLHYRLHPLVDLLFVETNPAPAKWVLHQQGRIASPHVRPPLITPTDAGLAKIRTLLAEGGTLTAPIGVVQ
- a CDS encoding aldehyde dehydrogenase family protein; amino-acid sequence: MSQTLFIGGTWQSAASGAEFDTVDPATGAPHARCADADRADVDEAVAAARAALDSPAWAGLAPAERARILWRVGDLIDEHAEELAQLETLDQGQPIGVSRMVSVKVAAEHFRYYAGWVTKLYGETAPMSFPNVLQYTKREPVGVCALITPWNFPLMIASWKIAPALACGNTVIVKPAEQTPMTTVRLVQLCQEAGIPDGVVNLLTGGPKAGRALVEHPGVDKVSFTGSTETGRAIVHASTGNLKRVSLELGGKAPSIVLPDADLDAAVAGCLQGALLNSGQVCAAYTRFLVHRSLADEFAERCAKAAGQMRLGPGNAEATDLGPLVTAEHRAHVHALVRSGVDEGAALVTGGSSADLPGYFYRPTVFTGVRDDMRIAREEIFGPVLAVLPFDEEDEVVARANDTEYGLAAAVWTRDVAAAHRVASRVRAGTVYINMSNPVDASTPWGGYGSSGWGREMGSGAIDLYTEVKSVWTSLA
- a CDS encoding fumarylacetoacetate hydrolase family protein yields the protein MTHPLGNPPSKIIAVHLNYPSRAKERGRAPSQPSYFLKPPSSLSGTKEAIIRPEGCELLGFEGEIALVIGSRAQHVTPEDGWSYVRWVTAANDAGVYDLRYADSGSNVRSKGADGFTPIGPRLLDARELDPAALQLRTWVNSELVQDDTSDTLLFPFGQLVADLSRLVTLEPGDVILTGTPAGASVVSPGDLVEVEVSGGGLSTGRLRNPIAAGPALDPYGAMPRVGPAEREAAYGSAYIPEPLLGKEIEDGLRSVAVATLSAQLRKRGLPHMSIDGVRPTQPGTGMVGVAHTLRYLPLREDLFQKYGNDMNAQKRAIEELRPGQILVMDARRDTSAGTLGDILALRAQQRGAAGVVTDGGLRDSAAVTDLGLPVYHGGEHPSVLGRRHVPWDTGVPIACGGALVQPGDLLVGDADGVVVVPPELAGELIADCREQEAQERFITEQVRAGHGIEGLYPLGPQWREAYKQWRKQHDVGGESL
- the hpaE gene encoding 5-carboxymethyl-2-hydroxymuconate semialdehyde dehydrogenase — translated: MTIVPGSLPSAIRHWIGGELVDAADGRTFDVSGPVSNTPYAQAARGSAADIDRAVRAAGAAFPEWAGLSNRARASTLYRIANAVEACHDRLATYETYDTGLPITQARGQARRAAENFRYFADVIVALGEEAFRQGEEQFSYVRRTPVGVAGLITPWNTPFMLESWKLAPALASGCTLVLKPAEWTPLSASLWPEIFATAGVPAGTVNIVHGIGEEAGQALVDHPDVPLISFTGSTDTGRHIIRSSAQHLKTTSMELGGKSPAVVFADADLEAALDSVVFGVFSLNGERCTAGSRVLVERPLYAEFVQRLAERAANVRVGLPSDPATEVGALVHAEHYERVLNYVEIGKKEARLVAGGSRPDHLSEGNYLQPTVFADVPRDARIFQEEIFGPVVAVAPFDDEAEAIELANATRYGLAAYIWTSDLKRGHRIAHAVESGMVWINSHNIRDLRTPFGGVKDSGVGREGGAHSIDFYTDSKIVHVALGDVHTPRFGAAS
- the hpaD gene encoding 3,4-dihydroxyphenylacetate 2,3-dioxygenase is translated as MNAPDVVRSAYAQLAVTDLGAARWFWVDMLGFHVQYEDSGSLYLRGTDELTHHSLVLRKGKVAALDHIAYRVRTPEDVDKAEKFFAELGRPVKRLKKGEGTRGIGDAVRVVDPLGFPVEFFYEIDRAERLIQRYDLHRGAEIARLDHFNICTPDIPAAYAHYKSLGFGCSETIEGDEHELYAAWMYRKQTVHDVAFTGGDGPRLHHLGLATHESHQVLRTADLFGAVRKEHHIERGPGRHGVSNAFYVYLRDPDGHRVEIYTSDYYTGDPDHETYRWNVHDDRRRDFWGNAVIESWYKEATPVLDLDGRPQPVSDALLDEAAVKVGADGLG
- a CDS encoding helix-turn-helix domain-containing protein, yielding MTTPQDDTSAGRFEFWREVVRRSFVPMEAVPGETSDFHASLHTSHLGAVQVSVVAAQPHGVTHTSGHITSDQPDFVKVSLQLTGRCRLAQGDRQALLAPGELAIYDTRRPYTLDCELPYSMLVLMFPRALLRLTEQELARVNAATVPCQEGLGPVVQPFLRGLARQVRELQGVGEDRLADSAVDLVSALLAQHGSSSAHREDGPEALRQRILLYMEQRLADPELGPDRIAAAHRISRRYLYKLLAEQGHTVSGWIRERRLTQCRRDLADPALAGLPIGAVAGRWGFPDAAHFSHAFKAAYGMSPRETREAAQAQ
- a CDS encoding MBL fold metallo-hydrolase; its protein translation is MVSQTDLAYEVFISDPIPTSVTDPIPNGELFSWSPMSTTLIYGEENAVLVDPPLTIDQAQRVGDWVERSGKHLEHIFITHGHGDHWFASGPLVERFPGAVVLAGEDSIRLMRQQSSAEFRKAQWDNLFPGQIPPTPVLAQPVPPQGFLLEGNVLRSVEVGHTDTDGTTVLHVPSIGLVVAGDVVYNGVHVYLSESADGGRAKWLQALDTVEKLAPRHIVCGHKNKALPDSPDTIEETRQYIRDADRLLNSTTSRIEFFDALCALHPERLNQAVVWLTATALMDAQS